A single Methylomonas sp. AM2-LC DNA region contains:
- the rnhA gene encoding ribonuclease HI: protein MNNKVSIYTDGACKGNPGPGGWGVFLKYKDHEKVMCGGEMATTNNRMELMAAIQALENLHSCCQIQLYTDSKYVLQGITEWMNNWKKRGWKTSANQSVKNEDLWRRLDTAIQRHSIEWIWVKGHAGDFGNERADELANQGISSIKQP, encoded by the coding sequence ATGAATAATAAAGTCAGCATTTACACAGATGGAGCCTGTAAAGGCAATCCAGGCCCCGGCGGATGGGGAGTGTTTTTAAAGTATAAAGACCACGAGAAAGTGATGTGTGGTGGGGAGATGGCGACCACAAATAATCGCATGGAATTGATGGCAGCCATTCAAGCCCTGGAAAACCTGCATTCTTGTTGCCAAATTCAACTTTACACTGATTCCAAATACGTCTTACAAGGGATCACCGAATGGATGAATAATTGGAAAAAGCGCGGCTGGAAAACATCTGCAAATCAATCGGTAAAAAATGAAGACTTATGGCGTCGCCTGGATACGGCCATTCAACGGCATAGCATAGAATGGATTTGGGTGAAAGGACACGCGGGTGACTTCGGTAACGAGAGGGCCGACGAACTTGCCAATCAAGGCATATCATCCATAAAACAACCTTAG
- a CDS encoding LysM peptidoglycan-binding domain-containing protein — translation MPRSISQKSARHLSYLLPILLLTGCSETARKDQLAEFSSSKFSIFTHGNTEKRRKDGDNQAKEHATIWDRMQSLYALPDIDNARIDREITWFLKNPEYLSRIQQRAEPYLYFILNEIEAKNIPGEMALLPVIESAFRPDAQSPAQASGLWQFMAPTGRLYGLKQNSWYDGRRDVVESTQAATTFLKELGEWFNNDWLLALASYNAGKGNIKNAIEKNNDRGLPTDFWSLDLNNETSAYVPRLLAIAKIFANPEKYNLNLHRYPNEPYFELVDIQSQIDLGKAAEMAQTPIDDFFKLNPGFNRWSTDPAGPHRLLIPVDKAGSFKEKLAELPHHERIKWVHHTVGKHENIKTIAKKHNTSVDDIQQVNHLDTDNVAQGNVLLIPISYQSLKGDSGNAVASDSTVPSNHSQPQLPSKQIYMTKKGDTLWSVSQHFGVDKDDLVNWNKLSDKSSLKVGQKILIKKSGDITVASVAPAFKQIKYTVKSGDTLGQISKKFNVNVTELRKWNNVPKNKADIKPGTVLKLTIETGQSAG, via the coding sequence ATGCCCCGCTCAATTTCACAAAAATCGGCTCGACATCTGTCCTATTTACTGCCCATTTTATTATTAACAGGTTGTAGTGAAACTGCCCGTAAAGATCAGCTGGCAGAATTTTCTAGTAGCAAATTTTCAATTTTTACGCATGGTAACACTGAAAAACGTCGCAAGGATGGAGATAATCAAGCAAAGGAACATGCAACTATTTGGGATCGTATGCAATCCCTTTATGCGTTGCCAGATATAGATAATGCCAGAATTGATCGGGAAATAACTTGGTTTTTAAAAAACCCCGAATACTTGTCGCGCATTCAACAGCGAGCAGAACCCTATCTGTATTTTATTCTCAATGAAATTGAGGCAAAAAACATTCCTGGTGAAATGGCGTTGTTACCGGTTATTGAAAGTGCTTTTAGACCTGATGCGCAATCGCCCGCGCAAGCGTCCGGTTTATGGCAATTTATGGCGCCTACTGGACGTCTTTACGGCTTAAAACAAAACAGTTGGTATGATGGTCGCCGAGATGTGGTTGAATCCACGCAAGCAGCAACCACTTTTCTGAAAGAACTGGGGGAATGGTTTAATAACGACTGGTTATTGGCTTTAGCTTCTTATAATGCCGGCAAAGGGAATATTAAAAACGCCATTGAGAAAAATAATGATCGCGGCTTGCCTACTGATTTTTGGTCACTGGATCTTAATAACGAGACTTCAGCCTATGTGCCGCGTTTGTTGGCAATTGCAAAAATTTTTGCTAACCCTGAAAAGTATAACCTCAATTTACATCGATACCCGAATGAACCTTACTTCGAATTGGTTGATATTCAGTCACAGATAGATTTGGGTAAAGCTGCCGAAATGGCGCAAACACCCATAGATGATTTTTTTAAACTTAATCCAGGTTTTAATCGCTGGAGTACAGATCCAGCAGGGCCGCATCGTTTATTGATTCCAGTAGATAAAGCGGGTTCGTTTAAAGAAAAACTGGCTGAATTACCTCATCATGAAAGAATAAAATGGGTACATCACACGGTTGGCAAACACGAAAATATTAAGACTATCGCAAAAAAACACAACACCAGTGTTGATGATATTCAGCAGGTCAATCATTTAGACACTGACAATGTTGCTCAAGGTAATGTGTTACTGATCCCCATCTCTTATCAATCATTAAAAGGCGATTCTGGTAATGCTGTTGCCAGTGACTCAACCGTACCTAGTAATCATAGTCAGCCGCAACTGCCGTCTAAACAAATTTATATGACTAAAAAAGGCGATACGCTTTGGAGTGTATCCCAACATTTTGGCGTAGATAAAGATGATTTAGTTAATTGGAATAAATTGTCTGATAAATCATCATTGAAAGTAGGGCAAAAAATTCTAATTAAAAAGAGTGGTGATATCACGGTTGCTTCTGTGGCACCTGCCTTTAAGCAGATAAAATATACCGTTAAATCGGGTGACACATTGGGTCAAATATCAAAAAAATTCAATGTGAATGTCACCGAATTACGTAAGTGGAATAACGTACCGAAAAATAAAGCTGATATTAAACCCGGTACTGTTTTAAAACTCACTATTGAAACTGGGCAATCTGCAGGTTAA
- a CDS encoding SpoIIE family protein phosphatase, whose product MIDKSTDKILFVDDEENILSMFRRTLGREYDLYTCKSAAEALALIEDHSDFAVIVSDYSMPSINGMDFLMQSRHLTPDTVFIMLTGNMELDIAIKTINEINIFRYLPKPFPTDELRKVIIAAISQYHLIIDKRALSIALERKNFELAANNVKLAQQKELLEYELEMAKTVYKKIFAYGHSEPDGLDYINISKEETGGDFLLTHTNNNELTFFLMLGDFTGHGLSSGLAILLVTEIFETLCAENPNIELLACDINEKMCRKLPTELFCAALLLRMDLRTGILQVWQGGMPEAYLLDSQGHIVNKVLSNNLPLGVLANQDFSETVNFYNSSDATSIFVYSDGVVEQCDPQELMFGYERLQKTLCTTEPEIRRVDQLIKNLTHHQQDNPQCDDISMLELSFSRVTKALQNNNQALK is encoded by the coding sequence ATGATTGATAAATCGACTGACAAAATTCTCTTCGTGGATGACGAAGAGAACATCTTGTCTATGTTTCGGCGCACCTTAGGCCGAGAATACGATTTATACACCTGCAAATCAGCAGCAGAGGCACTTGCATTGATTGAGGATCATAGTGACTTTGCCGTCATAGTGTCCGATTATTCCATGCCATCAATAAACGGAATGGATTTTTTGATGCAATCCAGACATCTGACACCAGACACCGTATTCATTATGCTAACCGGTAATATGGAACTCGATATTGCCATCAAAACGATCAATGAAATTAATATATTTCGCTATTTACCTAAACCGTTTCCCACTGATGAATTGCGTAAAGTCATTATTGCTGCAATTAGCCAATACCATTTGATCATCGATAAACGTGCACTATCAATCGCATTGGAACGCAAGAATTTCGAGTTGGCTGCCAACAATGTAAAATTAGCTCAACAAAAAGAATTGCTAGAATATGAACTGGAAATGGCAAAAACCGTTTATAAAAAAATTTTTGCATATGGACATAGTGAACCGGATGGACTGGATTACATTAATATAAGTAAAGAAGAAACGGGTGGTGATTTTTTACTGACGCATACCAATAATAATGAGCTAACTTTTTTTTTGATGTTGGGTGACTTCACAGGGCATGGGCTATCTTCTGGCTTAGCGATACTTTTAGTCACCGAAATTTTTGAAACCTTATGCGCTGAAAATCCAAATATAGAATTGCTTGCTTGCGACATAAACGAAAAGATGTGCCGTAAATTACCAACAGAATTATTCTGTGCAGCATTGTTACTCAGAATGGATTTACGGACCGGTATTTTACAAGTTTGGCAAGGAGGAATGCCAGAGGCTTATCTTTTGGATAGTCAGGGACACATTGTTAATAAAGTTTTATCAAATAATTTGCCTTTAGGGGTACTTGCTAATCAAGACTTTTCTGAAACAGTCAATTTCTACAACAGCAGTGATGCAACCTCAATATTTGTGTATAGTGACGGCGTGGTTGAGCAATGCGATCCTCAAGAATTAATGTTTGGCTATGAACGCCTTCAAAAAACGTTGTGCACCACTGAACCAGAAATACGTCGAGTAGACCAACTAATTAAAAATTTAACTCATCATCAGCAGGATAATCCACAATGCGATGATATATCCATGCTAGAACTCAGTTTTTCTCGTGTAACTAAAGCTTTGCAAAATAATAATCAAGCACTCAAGTAA
- a CDS encoding methyltransferase domain-containing protein: protein MKRKFLFTLYQTPRGKLLQTMEARYLKRSITSSCKQKQLQVGGLGWETDFIDCSLYENYLILDGKGVGCDCALKVNAKAFSLPIMTESMDLVILPHILEFDAHRFQTMREVNRVLKPGGELIILNFNPFSFSVRCQFLWDRKLADSWRAHFIPRSRILDWLKLMNFEVTATVEFGLDTFKINYSSFKFNSMTLFGMAYGVKAVKRQYSLIPLTPVRQEQKNRVAAGIILESNSLEEQQYE from the coding sequence ATGAAAAGAAAATTCTTATTTACTTTATACCAAACACCTCGCGGTAAGCTATTGCAAACCATGGAAGCACGTTATTTAAAACGCTCCATTACGAGTAGTTGCAAACAAAAACAATTACAAGTGGGCGGCTTAGGTTGGGAAACCGATTTTATCGATTGCTCGCTGTATGAGAACTATTTAATACTTGATGGCAAGGGTGTGGGTTGCGATTGTGCGCTAAAAGTAAATGCTAAAGCATTCAGCTTGCCCATCATGACGGAATCAATGGACTTGGTGATTTTACCGCATATTTTGGAATTTGACGCCCATCGCTTTCAGACTATGCGCGAAGTTAATCGAGTATTAAAACCGGGTGGAGAATTAATTATTTTGAATTTTAATCCGTTCAGTTTTTCTGTGCGCTGCCAGTTTCTATGGGATAGAAAATTAGCAGATTCTTGGCGAGCCCATTTTATTCCCCGCTCAAGAATTCTGGATTGGTTAAAACTAATGAATTTCGAAGTAACGGCTACGGTCGAATTTGGTCTTGATACGTTTAAAATCAACTATAGTTCATTTAAATTTAACTCCATGACTTTGTTTGGCATGGCTTATGGCGTAAAAGCAGTCAAAAGACAATATTCCTTAATCCCTTTAACCCCAGTGAGACAAGAGCAGAAAAATAGGGTAGCAGCAGGCATTATTTTGGAATCCAACTCATTAGAAGAACAACAGTATGAATAA
- a CDS encoding GIY-YIG nuclease family protein: MTWSVYIILCSDNSLYTGISTDVERRFRQHATQKGAKYFRHCQPLSIVHIEQGHNRSSASCREAVIKKMPHHLKLKLISHALSIHS, translated from the coding sequence ATGACTTGGTCAGTTTATATCATACTCTGCAGTGACAACAGTTTATATACAGGCATTAGTACTGATGTCGAAAGACGTTTTCGGCAACATGCGACTCAAAAAGGAGCAAAATACTTCAGGCATTGCCAACCATTGAGCATCGTTCATATCGAACAGGGTCACAATCGAAGCTCAGCCAGTTGCAGGGAAGCAGTTATTAAAAAAATGCCACATCATTTAAAACTAAAGTTAATTTCCCATGCATTATCAATACATTCGTAA
- a CDS encoding ABC transporter ATP-binding protein, translating to MNSPNPLLEVKNLQVSFASQNKVVDDISFNIYRGETFALVGESGSGKSITALSVLRLLPYAAKMRAGILSLQGTNLLAIPEIDFAKIRSRRIGLIFQDSMSALNPVMTIGEQIAEVLNLHFQLAKQNCQQQVLELLEQVEIPDPKRRINEYPHQMSGGQRQRVMIAMALAGKPDLLIADEPTTALDVTIQAQVLTLMKNLQKKTGMALWIITHDLALVSNIADRIAVMQQGKIVETANTRTFFEHPQHPYSLKLLAAQPDMNSCLQKNNDASSTLLQVNDLKVYYPIRAGIFKRIVGHVKAVDGVSFSLQKGKTLAMVGESGCGKTSLGKSLLNLTEAGEGHIVFDGVELQQSRSSDLHRRCTEMQIIFQDPFSAMNPRMLVGDIVEEGLRSLRPEFNDEQRKSRVAKLLQQVDLPANSALRYPHEFSGGQRQRICIARALAVEPKLIICDEPTSALDVSVQAQIIALLKQLQKEQGLSYLLITHNFGVVAEMADEVAVMYKGKIVEQGMVEQVLMHPQHEYTQSLLQAVPKIDFSKSNLQ from the coding sequence ATGAATTCACCCAATCCGCTTCTTGAAGTCAAAAATTTGCAGGTGAGCTTTGCATCACAGAATAAAGTGGTTGACGATATCAGCTTTAATATTTATCGAGGTGAAACTTTTGCATTAGTTGGCGAGTCAGGTTCGGGTAAATCCATCACCGCTTTGTCAGTTCTGCGATTATTACCCTATGCAGCCAAAATGCGGGCAGGTATATTGTCTCTACAAGGTACCAATTTACTGGCCATTCCTGAAATAGATTTTGCAAAGATACGTAGCCGCAGAATTGGTTTAATTTTTCAGGATTCAATGTCCGCGCTTAACCCTGTAATGACCATAGGAGAACAGATTGCCGAAGTTCTTAACCTGCATTTCCAGCTAGCGAAACAGAATTGTCAACAACAGGTTTTAGAACTATTAGAACAAGTAGAAATTCCAGACCCAAAGCGACGAATTAACGAATATCCTCATCAAATGTCGGGTGGACAACGGCAAAGGGTGATGATTGCTATGGCTTTAGCAGGCAAGCCCGATCTACTCATTGCTGATGAGCCTACCACTGCGCTGGATGTGACTATCCAGGCTCAAGTTTTGACACTCATGAAAAACCTGCAGAAAAAAACAGGCATGGCATTATGGATAATTACTCATGATTTGGCACTGGTATCCAATATTGCAGATCGTATTGCTGTGATGCAACAGGGTAAAATCGTGGAGACGGCAAACACGCGAACATTCTTTGAACACCCGCAACATCCATATAGTTTAAAACTATTGGCAGCTCAACCCGATATGAACAGCTGTTTGCAAAAAAACAATGACGCAAGTAGCACTTTGCTACAAGTAAATGATTTAAAAGTATATTACCCGATAAGAGCAGGTATTTTCAAACGCATTGTTGGTCATGTTAAAGCTGTCGATGGTGTTAGTTTCTCCTTGCAAAAAGGAAAAACATTGGCAATGGTAGGAGAGTCCGGCTGCGGAAAAACCAGTCTGGGTAAAAGTCTACTGAATTTGACCGAAGCAGGAGAAGGTCACATAGTGTTTGATGGCGTAGAACTTCAGCAATCGCGAAGTTCGGATTTGCATCGTCGTTGTACTGAAATGCAAATCATTTTTCAAGACCCTTTTTCAGCAATGAATCCGCGCATGCTGGTGGGTGATATCGTAGAGGAAGGCTTACGTTCTTTACGACCCGAATTTAATGACGAACAACGAAAAAGTCGGGTAGCTAAATTGTTACAACAAGTGGATTTGCCCGCAAACTCTGCCCTGCGTTATCCTCATGAATTTTCAGGTGGACAGAGACAACGCATCTGTATTGCACGAGCATTGGCAGTTGAACCAAAATTAATCATCTGTGACGAACCGACCAGCGCTCTAGACGTATCCGTTCAAGCCCAAATTATTGCATTGCTGAAACAGCTACAAAAAGAACAGGGTTTAAGCTATTTATTGATTACACATAATTTTGGTGTGGTGGCAGAAATGGCCGACGAAGTAGCGGTAATGTATAAAGGAAAAATTGTTGAACAAGGCATGGTAGAACAAGTATTAATGCATCCTCAGCATGAATACACTCAATCCTTATTGCAAGCAGTACCGAAAATAGATTTTTCCAAATCGAACTTGCAATAA
- a CDS encoding FAD-dependent monooxygenase, whose protein sequence is MNEDFDVVIVGGGMVGAAVACCLGGSNLQVAVIEAQAPDVFSSEQPHDLRVSALSIASKNILDAVGAWQGVISRRSCPFRRMRVWENMGDTTFDSDEISQPELGYIVENRVTQLALLDRLTSFDNVKLLMPQTINKIEYSGNASKLVLGDGTILQAKLLVAADGGHSRVRQTVGLGVTSWDYNQHALVIYIETAYAQQDITWQRFVPSGPQAFLPLTGNYASLVWYNSPDEVRRLQALTFDQLKVELLNAFPKCLGEVSQILGVVSFPLKRQHAQHYVKQGIALVGDAAHMINPLAGQGVNIGLLDAAALAEVLIKASVEGKDIADVNILRSYEKQRRNENLKMMTVMDVFYRFFSNDILPVKLLRNLGLGFAQHITPVRNKVMKAAMGLEGKLPKLARGERLI, encoded by the coding sequence ATGAATGAAGATTTTGATGTAGTGATTGTTGGTGGTGGTATGGTCGGTGCTGCGGTGGCCTGTTGTTTAGGTGGAAGCAATTTGCAGGTGGCGGTTATTGAGGCACAGGCACCGGATGTCTTTTCTTCAGAGCAACCACATGATTTGCGCGTTTCGGCATTAAGCATAGCCTCTAAAAACATTCTTGATGCAGTTGGGGCATGGCAAGGCGTAATTTCACGACGCAGTTGTCCGTTTCGGCGCATGAGAGTTTGGGAAAATATGGGAGATACCACGTTCGACAGTGATGAGATCAGCCAGCCTGAATTGGGCTATATTGTCGAAAATCGAGTTACTCAGTTGGCGTTGTTGGATAGGCTTACCAGTTTCGATAATGTTAAATTGTTGATGCCGCAAACTATTAATAAGATCGAATACAGTGGAAATGCATCAAAATTAGTGCTTGGCGATGGAACGATCTTGCAAGCAAAATTATTGGTTGCTGCGGATGGAGGGCATTCTCGAGTTAGACAAACAGTTGGTTTAGGGGTGACCAGCTGGGATTATAACCAACATGCTTTAGTGATTTACATTGAAACAGCTTATGCCCAGCAGGACATTACTTGGCAACGTTTTGTACCCAGTGGTCCGCAAGCATTCCTTCCCTTAACTGGAAATTATGCGTCATTGGTTTGGTACAATTCTCCCGATGAAGTGAGGCGCTTACAAGCTTTAACGTTTGATCAGTTAAAAGTGGAGTTATTAAACGCTTTTCCAAAATGTTTAGGTGAAGTTTCGCAGATTTTAGGTGTGGTCAGTTTTCCGCTAAAAAGACAGCATGCACAGCATTATGTGAAGCAAGGCATTGCGTTAGTAGGGGATGCTGCGCACATGATTAATCCCTTGGCAGGGCAGGGTGTAAATATTGGTTTATTAGACGCGGCCGCATTGGCTGAAGTGTTGATCAAGGCTAGTGTGGAAGGTAAAGATATAGCTGATGTCAATATATTACGTAGCTATGAAAAGCAACGGCGGAATGAAAATTTAAAAATGATGACCGTTATGGATGTTTTTTATCGGTTTTTTAGCAATGACATCTTGCCTGTAAAATTGCTCAGAAATTTAGGTTTAGGATTTGCTCAGCATATTACACCGGTGAGAAATAAGGTGATGAAAGCGGCAATGGGATTGGAAGGAAAGCTTCCTAAGTTAGCCCGTGGTGAACGTTTAATTTAA
- a CDS encoding ABC transporter permease, with the protein MLVLWTDALVYLLVVSSALFAWHLSRQRHMRRPLKKIASNSVAMASLTILLCFVLIGLADSIHFKDANSQANEAISLMDMGVAVLRTSSEKTYSAPFAAYLYSKETVTNPDNSTNWDYPRLVHGGRHLQNPDTDKTADIISKTMVAIMQSTGVMVFIYFVIRHAYLRRHPSLLDNSSAKAVWISLCALIVIAYTLLYLSNYYHVFGTDKIGEDVFYQALKSIRTGLVIGTLTTLVMLPFAIVLGIMAGYFKGWIDDMIQFIYTTLNSVPSVLLIAASILMVQVYMSNHAENFTNLLVRADMRLLFLCLILGVTNWTGLCRLLRAETLKLREMEYILAARAMGVKPATILFRHIFPNVMHIVLISVVLDFSSLVLAEAVLSYIHIGVDPTTHSWGNMINSARLELAREPLVWWSLVAAFVFMFTLVLAANLFADSVRDAFDPKRVS; encoded by the coding sequence ATGTTGGTGTTATGGACTGATGCACTGGTTTATTTATTAGTGGTGAGCAGCGCTCTGTTTGCCTGGCATTTATCACGGCAACGGCATATGCGCCGCCCCCTAAAAAAAATTGCCAGTAATTCAGTAGCTATGGCATCTTTGACAATTTTATTGTGTTTTGTATTAATCGGTTTGGCTGACTCGATACATTTCAAAGATGCAAACAGTCAGGCTAACGAAGCAATTAGCCTAATGGATATGGGGGTAGCGGTATTGCGCACCAGTAGTGAAAAAACTTATTCTGCCCCATTTGCAGCCTATTTATACAGCAAAGAAACCGTCACTAATCCCGATAACTCAACAAACTGGGATTATCCGCGCTTAGTTCATGGCGGTCGGCATTTGCAAAATCCTGATACCGATAAAACGGCAGATATTATCAGTAAAACTATGGTTGCAATCATGCAATCTACGGGAGTAATGGTATTTATTTACTTTGTCATTCGCCATGCTTATCTTCGTCGCCACCCTTCTCTTCTGGATAACTCAAGCGCCAAAGCAGTATGGATAAGCTTATGCGCACTGATAGTGATTGCATACACCCTACTTTATTTATCCAATTACTATCACGTATTCGGAACGGACAAAATTGGGGAAGATGTGTTTTATCAAGCACTGAAAAGCATACGTACTGGCTTGGTGATTGGCACCCTGACAACGCTGGTGATGCTGCCTTTTGCGATTGTGCTTGGTATTATGGCTGGTTATTTTAAAGGCTGGATAGATGATATGATTCAATTTATCTATACCACTCTTAACTCTGTACCTAGTGTTTTACTGATTGCGGCCTCGATTCTGATGGTGCAAGTCTACATGAGTAATCACGCGGAAAACTTTACCAATCTATTGGTAAGAGCGGATATGCGTTTACTATTTTTATGCCTGATCCTGGGTGTGACCAATTGGACGGGCTTATGTCGATTGCTTCGCGCAGAAACGCTGAAATTGCGCGAAATGGAATATATCCTGGCCGCACGGGCCATGGGCGTCAAGCCTGCAACAATTTTGTTCAGACATATTTTTCCAAACGTAATGCATATCGTATTGATTTCCGTGGTTTTAGATTTTAGTTCGCTCGTATTAGCTGAAGCAGTATTATCCTATATTCACATTGGTGTCGATCCTACTACTCATAGCTGGGGCAATATGATTAATAGTGCACGACTGGAACTAGCACGCGAGCCCTTAGTATGGTGGTCTTTGGTTGCAGCTTTTGTATTTATGTTTACACTGGTACTGGCGGCTAATCTCTTTGCAGATAGTGTCCGGGATGCGTTTGATCCCAAACGTGTTTCTTAA
- a CDS encoding oligosaccharide flippase family protein — protein MDNKTGFARRIMNAGSWSVIGYGAGQILRFGSNLILTRLLYPEAFGIMAIVQAIMFGLIMLSDFGITHCIIRRERELDPEFINTAWTFQIIQGFIIGAIFCVLPPFIASIYSEPLLAQIMPLVGVNAIVSGFNSTNTAILTRQVVIKKVVLFELFSAFISTIIMIVLAWFEQSVWSLVWGGVLGSLFKMITSHTMLEGIRHRIYWDKKSVKELVDFGKWIIIRSCLTFVDGEGNKLIMGGFLGVKILSFFNLANTINMMTWQLVQAVSGRVLISVYAEVLRERPERIQSVLTKCRLVFISLVWSIALFFIFFGNKLMSFLYDQRYVESGKILQMLALGSLLGILSGSYTHLLTAMGKIRASTILLVIKILIQLMTILSGYYLFGELGVVLGVAVAEWFYYPFNTYYYAKIGFWQPRIDIPFLTLSIIVVYFTFANTDIFTLVKAEGSHDINIWQFFTYCHELILEKYEYIFKK, from the coding sequence ATGGATAATAAAACAGGTTTTGCTAGAAGAATAATGAACGCCGGATCCTGGAGCGTGATTGGTTACGGCGCAGGACAAATATTACGATTCGGAAGCAACCTGATTTTAACCCGACTCTTATATCCCGAAGCGTTCGGAATCATGGCGATTGTTCAAGCCATCATGTTTGGTCTAATCATGCTTTCGGATTTTGGCATAACACATTGCATTATTCGCAGAGAACGCGAACTTGACCCTGAGTTCATAAATACAGCATGGACTTTTCAGATAATTCAAGGGTTTATAATTGGCGCAATTTTTTGTGTATTACCTCCATTTATCGCTTCCATTTACTCCGAACCATTATTGGCTCAAATTATGCCTTTAGTCGGTGTAAATGCCATTGTTAGCGGATTTAATTCGACTAATACAGCAATTTTAACTAGACAGGTCGTCATAAAAAAAGTGGTTTTGTTTGAATTATTTTCAGCATTTATTTCCACTATTATAATGATCGTCCTGGCTTGGTTTGAGCAGTCAGTATGGTCTTTGGTATGGGGAGGCGTACTAGGATCTTTATTTAAAATGATAACGAGTCATACCATGCTTGAAGGTATTCGTCATCGGATATATTGGGACAAAAAGTCAGTTAAAGAACTGGTAGATTTTGGAAAATGGATAATTATACGCTCTTGTTTAACCTTTGTAGACGGAGAGGGTAACAAACTCATCATGGGCGGATTTCTAGGTGTAAAAATACTTTCTTTTTTTAATTTAGCAAACACCATAAATATGATGACTTGGCAACTCGTCCAAGCGGTCAGTGGTAGGGTATTGATTTCTGTTTATGCAGAAGTCTTACGTGAACGCCCAGAACGCATACAGTCAGTCTTGACTAAGTGTCGATTAGTTTTTATCAGCCTAGTTTGGTCAATTGCATTATTTTTTATCTTTTTTGGCAATAAACTGATGAGTTTTCTTTATGATCAACGTTACGTAGAATCAGGAAAAATACTGCAAATGTTGGCATTGGGTTCTTTATTGGGTATTTTAAGCGGATCGTATACCCATTTATTAACAGCTATGGGAAAAATACGCGCAAGCACTATACTGCTGGTTATAAAAATACTTATTCAGTTAATGACTATCTTATCTGGATATTATTTATTTGGTGAATTAGGCGTTGTTCTCGGCGTAGCGGTTGCCGAATGGTTTTACTATCCTTTTAATACTTATTATTATGCAAAAATTGGATTCTGGCAGCCAAGGATTGATATTCCATTTCTAACATTATCTATAATTGTAGTTTACTTTACTTTTGCAAATACCGATATTTTCACACTAGTCAAAGCAGAGGGTAGCCATGATATAAACATCTGGCAATTTTTCACTTACTGCCATGAATTAATCTTAGAAAAATATGAATATATATTTAAAAAATAA